CCGTCATCGGCCAGCCGCTTGGTCAGACCCTGCAAAGCCTCGCCATCTTCGCTACATGCCGACAAAAAGGTAACGATGGCGTCCTGGCTGTGCTCCGACAGCGCCGCCACGACCCCGCCGGAGCACGTCACCTGCACCAGCGACGTTCCCTTTTCGTGCGATCTCGCCCACTCGAAGATGGCCGCCGTTACCTGCGGCAAGGCCTCGGCTGTGCTCGTCACCTCGGTGCCCAGGGCGCCATCCTCGTTGAAGAAGGCGTCGACGCCCGGCAAGTCCAGCAGCCAGCCCTCCAGTTCGTAGTGCTGGTCGGGGCTAAGATGGGGGGCAGTGATGGCGAAAGCGGGCATCGAGATCGGTGACGGACAGCAAGTGACGGCGTCAGATCGCGCCGCGACCGACCATCGCCCCGCGCGCCATCGTCTGCCCAAAGGCATACAACAGCGGGCGAAAACGTTCGAGGCTGACGCCGTTGTGCCCGTCCGACCATGCCGCCGCCACGCTGATGCCCAAGATGTTCGCCGTCCACAAATCCAGATCATCCAGATGCTGCACGCCAAGCACCCTGCATTCGATGTTCAGGGGGCATTCGGCGATGATCGGCGCCTTGACGAAGCGGGCGGGTTGGGTGGTCAGGCCGGCCAGGGCCAGCTTGTCGGTGTGTTGGCCCGAATGACTGCCGCACAAGCGCGCCACCCCGCGCATTTCATCGCTGAGGACATTGACCACGAATTCGCCGCCGGCGGCGATCAACTCATTGGTGTAGTTGTCCTTCATGATGCCTATGGCCAGACGCGCGGTTTGGCCGGGTAGGGGGGTGATCGAGGCGTTGGTCGAGACATTGGCCCGACCGGCCGCATCCAAAACGCTGACGAGCGTCAGAGGCATGCCATAGTGCAGATACTCGCCGTAGCTGCTCATGTCAACCAGGGTGCGCATGAGTTCGTTCTCCTCAGAGGGGTGTCGTGGCTGTCGGTGCTTTTCGGCAGCAGGCTACATTGTCAATCACAAATCGAATGAACGCAAACTTGGCTGTCACTGCCCAACCACGAGCAGTTGTGCCTGGGCAAGCTTAGCATATCGCCGCCGTTCAGCGCCATGATCGGGATCAGCGATTTCAGGTAATAGGGGTTCCGGTCATTCACCTTTGAGGTGCGACGCACTTCGCGAACGTACATGACTCGGGTTTCAACATAATGCAGGTCCTGAAGTCGCTCGAAGTGCGTCGCACCTGAACTGATACGTGAATTCCTCCTTTCGGCTCGCATCATTTGCCAGAGGCTGGTGTTATATCCCTGACGAACCACCCATTTCTCCTTCGCTTCCCACCATCCACCCATGAACACCACCAGAGTTGTCATCACCGGCTTGGGGGCCGTGTCTGCGCTTGGACACGATGTCCCGACCATTTGGGCCAATGTCGTGGCCGGCCGACCCAATGTCACCCCCATCCGGCGCTTCGATGTCTCCGAACGTCGCACCCAGTTCGCATCTCAGGTCGAGAACTTCGAGACCACGCACGGCCTGGACGAAAAAACGTTCCGCCGCCTGGGCGCCTATGTCGGCTACGCCCTCGCCGCCACCCGCCAGGCCTGGGCCGACGCCGGCCTCAGCGCCGATGCCATCGATCCGCGGCGGGCCGGGGTCATTCTCGGCTCGGCCATTGGCGGCATCAACTCGCTGTTCCAGCAATACGATCTGATGAAAGCAGAAGGCGCGCGGCGCATCAGCCCGTTTGGCATCGCCTCGATCCTGATCGACACGGCCCCCGGCCAGATCGCCATCGATTACGGTCTGCGCGGCCCCAACCTGGGCATCGTCGGCGCCTGTGCATCGGGCAACTATGGGGTGGGCGAGGCCTACCACGCCATCGTGCGCGGGGATGCGGACCTGGTGATCACAGGTGGGGTGGAGGACGCGATCACACTCTTCACAATCTCGGGTTTCGAGCGCATGCGGGCGCTTTCGGCCCGCAACAGCGACCCCAATCGCGCCTCGCGGCCTTTCGACGCCGAGCGTGATGGCTTTGTCATGGCCGATGGCTCCGCCATTCTGGTGATCGAGAGCCTGGAGCATGCGCAGGCGCGCGGGGCGCACATCTACGGCGAGGTGCTGGGCTACAGCGCCACCGCCGACGCCTACCATCTGACCGCGCCGCACGAAAACGGTTTGGGCGCCATCGAGGCGATGGAACGGGCGTTGGCCCGCGCCGGGCTGCAGCCAACCGATATCGACTACATCAACGCCCATGGCACCAGCACGCCGCTAAACGATGCCACCGAGACCGCCGCCATCAAGCGCGTCTTTGGCGAACACGCCTACGGCATCCCCATCAGCTCGACGAAATCGGTGA
This genomic stretch from Caldilineales bacterium harbors:
- a CDS encoding flavin reductase family protein, translated to MRTLVDMSSYGEYLHYGMPLTLVSVLDAAGRANVSTNASITPLPGQTARLAIGIMKDNYTNELIAAGGEFVVNVLSDEMRGVARLCGSHSGQHTDKLALAGLTTQPARFVKAPIIAECPLNIECRVLGVQHLDDLDLWTANILGISVAAAWSDGHNGVSLERFRPLLYAFGQTMARGAMVGRGAI
- the fabF gene encoding beta-ketoacyl-ACP synthase II; this encodes MNTTRVVITGLGAVSALGHDVPTIWANVVAGRPNVTPIRRFDVSERRTQFASQVENFETTHGLDEKTFRRLGAYVGYALAATRQAWADAGLSADAIDPRRAGVILGSAIGGINSLFQQYDLMKAEGARRISPFGIASILIDTAPGQIAIDYGLRGPNLGIVGACASGNYGVGEAYHAIVRGDADLVITGGVEDAITLFTISGFERMRALSARNSDPNRASRPFDAERDGFVMADGSAILVIESLEHAQARGAHIYGEVLGYSATADAYHLTAPHENGLGAIEAMERALARAGLQPTDIDYINAHGTSTPLNDATETAAIKRVFGEHAYGIPISSTKSVTGHLLGAAGAFEAMFCLLAMRDGIVPPTINYETPDPACDLDYVPNVARPHRVRYAASNSFGFGGHNSCLILGGPSHEWQRRI